One stretch of Bacteroidia bacterium DNA includes these proteins:
- the rdgB gene encoding RdgB/HAM1 family non-canonical purine NTP pyrophosphatase, giving the protein MSLIFATGNAKKIKEAIQLLGREIVPAPLELLQSTPPENGTSFEENALIKARFIFEKTGQACFAEDSGLCVDALNGAPGIFSARFAGASATDASNNIVLLEKMEHQVNRVAHYTAVICYIGKNGQAHFFEGKVYGSIAAKPAGNTGFGYDPLFIPKGMDKTFAELGSEVKNKISHRKNAMEKFYDFLVRESIV; this is encoded by the coding sequence ATGAGTTTGATTTTTGCCACGGGTAATGCCAAAAAAATTAAGGAAGCAATTCAGTTGCTTGGACGTGAGATTGTACCTGCTCCCTTAGAATTACTGCAAAGCACCCCACCTGAAAATGGAACTTCATTTGAAGAAAACGCCTTGATAAAGGCACGTTTTATTTTTGAGAAAACAGGACAGGCTTGTTTTGCGGAAGATAGCGGACTTTGTGTTGATGCTCTGAATGGTGCTCCCGGTATTTTCTCAGCCAGATTTGCAGGTGCATCTGCAACTGACGCAAGCAATAATATTGTGTTATTAGAGAAAATGGAGCATCAAGTAAATCGTGTCGCACATTATACAGCAGTAATATGTTATATAGGTAAAAACGGGCAAGCACACTTTTTTGAAGGTAAAGTCTATGGCAGCATTGCAGCCAAACCAGCCGGTAATACCGGTTTTGGATATGATCCTCTCTTTATACCCAAGGGTATGGATAAAACCTTTGCAGAATTAGGTAGTGAAGTAAAAAACAAGATTAGTCACAGAAAAAATGCCATGGAGAAATTCTATGACTTTCTAGTTCGTGAGTCTATTGTCTAA
- a CDS encoding branched-chain amino acid aminotransferase: MSFQISINKTKQSRINEFNPEKIEFGKLFTDHMVVCDYKDGKWGNPEIVPFGDIPIPPGLSALHYGQSIFEGLKVFKSQNNDAVVFRAEQNAARFNKSAHRMAMPEFPEDLFVQCVHALVDIDRAWISSADGASLYIRPFMFATDWTLGIKVSETYKFMMYGCPAGLYYSHPVKVYIDRYHVRSVRGGVGAAKCAGNYAASLYPAKVAKERGFDQNLWIDAVELKYLEETGTSNVFLRKGNTIYTPALSDSILAGITRDSVIHLLKDMGYEVIEGSISIDDLIQWHTEGSLDEMFVTGTAVSVANIQLVGIDDKIYKLDLTKELVAEKVKTELNNIRTLKSPDKYGWTKIVQPNQSAQF, from the coding sequence ATGAGTTTTCAAATTAGCATCAACAAAACCAAACAATCAAGAATAAATGAGTTTAATCCTGAAAAAATCGAGTTTGGAAAATTATTTACCGACCACATGGTTGTCTGTGATTACAAAGACGGGAAATGGGGTAACCCTGAGATAGTTCCTTTTGGTGATATTCCTATCCCCCCCGGTTTGTCTGCTTTACATTACGGGCAATCAATTTTTGAAGGTCTAAAAGTATTCAAAAGTCAAAACAATGACGCAGTAGTCTTCCGTGCAGAACAAAATGCTGCCCGATTTAACAAATCGGCTCACCGCATGGCAATGCCCGAATTTCCTGAAGACCTTTTTGTTCAATGTGTACATGCATTAGTGGACATAGACAGGGCTTGGATTTCCTCAGCTGATGGGGCTTCTTTATATATCCGACCTTTTATGTTTGCCACAGATTGGACGCTGGGCATTAAAGTTTCTGAGACATACAAGTTTATGATGTATGGCTGTCCTGCCGGCTTATATTATTCACATCCTGTAAAGGTGTATATTGACAGATATCATGTTCGTTCAGTACGCGGAGGTGTGGGTGCTGCCAAATGTGCCGGCAATTATGCTGCTTCACTGTATCCGGCAAAAGTTGCTAAAGAAAGAGGTTTTGACCAAAACCTATGGATTGACGCGGTTGAATTGAAATACCTTGAAGAGACCGGAACCTCAAATGTTTTTTTAAGAAAAGGAAATACAATTTACACTCCTGCGCTTTCAGACAGCATATTGGCTGGTATAACGCGCGATTCTGTTATTCATCTTTTAAAAGATATGGGATATGAAGTAATTGAAGGTAGTATTTCAATTGACGACCTCATACAATGGCACACAGAAGGCAGTTTAGATGAAATGTTTGTTACCGGAACAGCAGTTTCTGTTGCAAATATACAATTGGTTGGAATTGACGATAAGATTTACAAATTAGACTTAACAAAAGAGTTGGTAGCAGAAAAAGTGAAAACAGAACTCAACAATATTCGCACCCTAAAAAGCCCTGACAAATATGGCTGGACAAAAATCGTTCAACCCAATCAGTCAGCGCAATTTTAA